In Macaca fascicularis isolate 582-1 chromosome X, T2T-MFA8v1.1, one DNA window encodes the following:
- the CD40LG gene encoding CD40 ligand gives MIETYNQPSPRSAATGLPVRMKIFMYLLTIFLITQMIGSALFAVYLHRRLDKIEDERNLHEDFVFMKTIQRCNTGERSLSLLNCEEIKSQFEGFVKDIMLNKEEKKKENSFEMQKGDQNPQIAAHVISEASSKTTSVLQWAEKGYYTMSNNLVTLENGKQLTVKRQGLYYIYAQVTFCSNREASSQAPFIASLCLKSPGRFERILLRAANTHSSAKPCGQQSIHLGGVFELQPGASVFVNVTDPSQVSHGTGFTSFGLLKL, from the exons ATGATCGAAACATACAACCAACCTTCTCCCCGATCTGCGGCCACTGGACTGCCCGTCAGAatgaaaatttttatgtatttacttactATTTTTCTTATCACCCAGATGATTGGGTCAGCACTTTTTGCTGTGTATCTTCATAGAAGGTTGGACAAG ATAGAAGATGAAAGGAATCTTCATGAAGATTTTGTATTCATGAAAACGATACAGAGATGCAACACAGGAGAAAGATCCTTATCCTTACTGAACTGTGAGGAGATTAAAAGCCAGTTTGAAGGCTTCGTGAAG GATATAATGCTAAacaaagaggagaagaagaaagaaaacagctttGAAATGCAAAAAG GTGATCAGAATCCTCAAATTGCGGCACATGTCATAAGTGAGGCCAGTAGTAAAACAACATCTG TACTACAGTGGGCTGAAAAAGGATACTACACCATGAGCAACAACTTGGTAACCCTGGAAAATGGGAAACAGCTGACCGTTAAAAGACAAGGACTCTATTATATCTATGCCCAAGTCACCTTCTGTTCCAATCGGGAAGCTTCGAGTCAAGCTCCATTTATAGCCAGCCTCTGCCTAAAGTCCCCCGGTAGATTCGAGAGAATCTTACTCAGAGCTGCAAATACCCACAGTTCCGCCAAACCTTGCGGGCAACAATCCATTCACTTGGGAGGAGTATTTGAATTGCAACCAGGTGCTTCGGTGTTTGTCAATGTGACTGATCCAAGCCAAGTGAGCCATGGCACTGGCTTCACGTCCTTTGGCTTACTCAAACTCTGA